The Camelus ferus isolate YT-003-E chromosome 32, BCGSAC_Cfer_1.0, whole genome shotgun sequence genome window below encodes:
- the HIC2 gene encoding hypermethylated in cancer 2 protein, which yields MVSGPLALRWCVWAGRGDMGPDMELPSHSKQLLLQLNQQRTKGFLCDVIIMVENSIFRAHKNVLAASSIYFKSLVLHDNLINLDTDMVSSTVFQQILDFIYTGKLLPSDQPAEPNFSTLLTAASYLQLPELAALCRRKLKRAGKPFGSGRGGAGLGRPPRSQRLSAASVIQARYPGLVDGRKGAHTPQELPQAKGSDDELFLSGCNQESVHGLGRPVCPATGEAGLGGCSTNGSSGGCEQELGLDLSKKSPPLPPATPGPPLTPDDPAQLSDSQHGSPLSASAPPAANSASYAEPGGAPNEPMDLEGAEDNHLSLLEGPGGQPRKSLRHSARKKEWGKKEPLAASPFERREAGPKGPCPGEEAEGPGDRVPNGILAGVAAGSGPYGEPPYPCKEEEENGKDGSEDSGQSGSEGGGGRAGAHYVFRQEGYETVSYGDNLYVCIPCAKGFPSSEQLNAHVETHTEEELFIKEEGAYETGSAGAEEEAEDLSAPSAAYAAEPRPFKCSVCEKTYKDPATLRQHEKTHWLTRPFPCNICGKMFTQRGTMTRHMRSHLGLKPFACDECGMRFTRQYRLTEHMRVHSGEKPYECQLCGGKFTQQRNLISHLRMHTSPS from the exons ATGGTTTCTGGGCCCCTGGCACTCCG GTGGTGCGTGTGGGCGGGGCGTGGGGACATGGGGCCCGACATGGAGCTGCCCAGCCACTCAAAGCAGCTCCTGCTGCAGCTAAACCAGCAGAGGACGAAGGGCTTCCTGTGTGACGTCATCATCATGGTGGAGAACTCCATCTTCCGGGCCCACAAGAATGTCCTGGCTGCTAGCAGCATCTACTTCAAGTCCCTGGTGCTGCACGACAACCTCATCAACCTGGACACGGACATGGTCAGCTCCACGGTATTCCAGCAGATCCTGGATTTCATCTACACGGGCAAGCTGCTGCCCAGCGACCAGCCGGCCGAGCCCAACTTCAGCACGCTCCTCACCGCCGCCAGCTACCTCCAGCTGCCCGAGTTGGCGGCCCTGTGCCGGCGCAAACTCAAGAGGGCCGGCAAACCCTTTGGctcggggcggggtggggccggCCTGGGGCGACCCCCTCGCAGCCAGCGGCTGTCTGCGGCCTCCGTCATCCAGGCCCGGTACCCAGGGCTCGTGGATGGGCGTAAGGGGGCCCACACCCCTCAGGAGCTCCCCCAGGccaaaggctcagatgatgagCTCTTCTTGAGTGGCTGCAACCAGGAGAGTGTGCACGGCCTGGGCCGGCCAGTCTGTCCGGCCACCGGGGAGGCCGGCCTGGGTGGCTGCAGCACCAATGGGAGCAGTGGGGGCTGCGAGCAGGAGCTGGGCCTGGACTTGTCCAAAAagagccctcccctgccccccgccaCCCCCGGGCCCCCCCTCACCCCAGATGACCCAGCTCAGCTGAGCGACAGTCAGCACGGCTCgcccctctcagcctctgctcctcCCGCCGCCAACAGTGCCTCTTATGCCGAGCCGGGGGGCGCCCCCAATGAGCCCATGGATCTGGAGGGGGCTGAGGACAACCACCTAAGCCTGCTGGAGGGGCCCGGCGGGCAGCCCCGCAAGAGCCTCCGGCACTCGGCCCGCAAGAAGGAGTGGGGCAAGAAGGAGCCCCTGGCGGCCTCCCCTTTTGAGCGGCGGGAGGCGGGGCCCAAGggtccctgccctggggaggaggctgaagGGCCAGGGGACAGGGTCCCCAACGGCATCCTGGCGGGCGTGGCGGCGGGCAGCGGGCCCTATGGGGAGCCCCCATACCCctgcaaggaggaggaggagaatggcAAGGACGGGAGCGAGGACAGTGGGCAGAGTGGCAGCGAGGGGGGCGGCGGCCGTGCGGGCGCGCACTACGTGTTTCGGCAGGAGGGCTACGAGACGGTGTCCTACGGGGACAACCTGTACGTGTGCATCCCTTGCGCCAAGGGCTTCCCCAGCTCCGAGCAGCTCAACGCCCACGTGGAGACGCACACGGAGGAGGAGCTCTTCATCAAGGAGGAGGGTGCATACGAGACGGGTAGCGCAGGCGCTGAGGAGGAGGCCGAGGACCTGTCGGCACCCAGTGCGGCCTATGCAGCCGAGCCCCGGCCCTTCAAGTGCTCTGTCTGCGAGAAGACCTACAAGGACCCGGCCACACTGCGGCAGCACGAGAAGACGCATTGGCTGACGCGGCCCTTTCCCTGCAACATCTGTGGCAAGATGTTCACACAGCGCGGCACCATGACGCGCCACATGCGCAGCCACCTGGGTCTGAAACCCTTTGCCTGCGACGAGTGCGGCATGCGCTTCACCCGCCAGTACCGCCTGACCGAGCACATGCGCGTGCACTCGGGCGAGAAGCCCTATGAGTGCCAGCTCTGCGGAGGCAAGTTCACACAGCAGCGCAACCTCATCAGCCACCTGCGCATGCACACCTCCCCCTCCTAG